One window from the genome of Cyclobacterium amurskyense encodes:
- a CDS encoding alkaline phosphatase family protein: protein MKKTVVLDVVALSQRVIGEHTPFLKKWSEKRQTSAIQPVLPAVTCSSQSTYLTGKWPEENGIVGNGWYFKDECEIKFWRQSNHLVQSSKIWDALKAGNPGFTCANMFWWYNMYSSVDFAVTPRPLYPSDGRKLPDIHSQPMGLRDRLQKELGQFPLFSFWGPNANIASSKWIADASMKVDEWHDPTLTLIYLPHLDYALQKFGINFDKISKSLNEVDVLCEQLITYYEEKGAEVILLSEYGITSVNQPIHINRALRKAGYIEVKDELGLETLDAGTCRAFAVADHQLAHIYVNDKKDLAKVKALVAALPGVEKVLDSAEQKDFKLNHDRTGDLVAVADKDSWFTYYYWLDDNVAPDYARTVDIHRKPGYDPVEMFANPDIKFLKGKLGWTLLKKKLGFRYLMDVIPLKAELVKGSHGRIPESTKDWPVLIRSSDKEEGENVDPTSVYSIIHDVVNRK from the coding sequence ATGAAAAAGACTGTTGTACTCGATGTGGTAGCACTTTCGCAAAGGGTAATTGGAGAACATACCCCTTTTTTAAAGAAGTGGAGCGAAAAACGACAAACTTCAGCAATTCAGCCTGTTTTGCCAGCAGTGACCTGCTCCTCACAATCAACCTACCTAACCGGTAAATGGCCGGAGGAAAATGGGATTGTGGGTAATGGTTGGTATTTTAAAGATGAATGTGAAATCAAGTTTTGGCGCCAGTCCAATCATCTGGTACAATCTTCCAAAATTTGGGATGCATTAAAGGCCGGAAATCCGGGTTTTACATGCGCCAATATGTTTTGGTGGTACAATATGTATTCATCTGTAGATTTTGCAGTGACTCCAAGGCCTTTGTACCCTTCAGATGGAAGGAAATTGCCAGATATTCATAGCCAACCAATGGGACTGAGAGACCGACTGCAAAAGGAACTTGGTCAATTTCCCCTGTTTTCTTTTTGGGGTCCCAATGCGAATATTGCTTCTAGTAAATGGATAGCAGATGCTTCTATGAAAGTAGATGAATGGCACGATCCTACCTTGACACTGATTTACTTGCCTCACCTGGACTATGCTTTGCAGAAATTTGGGATTAATTTCGACAAGATTAGTAAAAGCTTGAATGAAGTTGATGTCTTATGCGAGCAACTGATTACCTATTACGAAGAGAAGGGAGCTGAGGTGATTTTGCTTTCCGAATATGGAATAACTTCTGTTAACCAACCTATACATATCAATAGGGCTTTAAGAAAAGCAGGCTATATTGAAGTAAAAGATGAGTTGGGGCTGGAAACCTTGGATGCTGGAACTTGTCGGGCTTTTGCAGTAGCTGATCATCAGCTTGCACATATTTATGTTAACGATAAGAAGGATTTGGCTAAAGTGAAGGCCCTTGTAGCGGCCTTACCGGGAGTTGAAAAGGTGTTGGATAGTGCTGAGCAAAAGGATTTTAAATTGAACCACGATAGAACTGGAGATTTGGTGGCTGTGGCTGACAAAGATTCCTGGTTTACTTATTATTATTGGCTGGACGATAATGTAGCTCCCGATTATGCCAGGACAGTAGATATTCACCGCAAGCCTGGGTATGACCCTGTAGAAATGTTTGCCAATCCGGACATTAAATTTCTAAAAGGGAAATTGGGTTGGACCTTGTTGAAGAAAAAGTTGGGCTTCAGGTACCTGATGGACGTTATCCCTTTAAAAGCTGAATTGGTAAAAGGCTCGCATGGAAGAATTCCTGAAAGTACAAAAGATTGGCCTGTACTGATTAGGTCGAGTGATAAAGAGGAAGGAGAAAATGTCGATCCAACATCCGTTTATTCAATAATTCATGATGTTGTCAATAGAAAGTGA